In Bacteroidales bacterium, the genomic window CGCATTTTTATTTTCTCTGAGAAAAGAAGTCAGATTCCCGACCCCGGGATGATTCCTGTATAATTCGACAAGTTCGTTCAGCGCCACATTTAATCAATGAGGTGCAAAAATAGTAAAAATAGTCTGTTTGTCTGTTGGTCTGTTAGTCTGTTAGCGAATAGCCGTCATTTCATCGGCCGTTTAACAGAATCTTCGGTTTTGTTTGAGACAAAAACCTTTTAATAAGTGAAAAGTGCTATTTTTAAGAAACAATCAATAAACCATGGAATGAAAATTTCAATAATAGCACTTGGATTTATTATTCTTAGTTGTGGAAATAACAAAATGGAACATAGTGGCATATCAGAAAGTAAAATACCGGGAAATGACAGTGAAGGCATATCCATTCAAAATGGGCAAGACCAACAGGTAAACACTGTATTAAGTCATACTGAATTTGAAAAATTAACAGTTGAAGTGGATACGAATAATCCATTCTGGAAAAAGTATAAAGAATTCGCCAATCCTAATTCCAATGTTATCAGTTTCCCCGGTAATAAACCATTGTCCGATTTCATTTCAGACAATGGCATAAAAAATTATGACCGAAAATTTGAAAAACCACCGCTGGTTGAAAGCGCTTTTGTGCCATATTCCAGAACTTTTAAAAGCGAAAAATGGACTGCTGTTGGTTATACCATTATATACCGGGATGAAGATTCTTCTCTTGGCTGTGAATCCGAATTAACAGTGCATAACAGTGACGGAGAAATGTGTTTTAATTTAAAAGGAATCGAAATAAACATTAATGAAATAGTCGTTACGGATGATGGCAAATATGTTTGTTTTTCCTATGGAATAGATGATGAATACGGAGCTTTGTTAAATGAAGGATATAGAATATATGATATCGGAAGCAAGAAAATAATAGCTGAGGAAAAATTTTCAGGACAGTATTATAATGTACATCCCGGGTCAATGCATAATAATATAAAGATCGGCATGCTTAAAGATGGGCCGAACAGTTTTTATGTTATTTACGATTTCAGAAATTCTACCAGATATAAATATGAATATCTCCCCGGGCCGGATAAGCAATTAGTCAAGATTACCGAAGGAGGTTTTGTTTTTAAAGCAAACGGAATCTTTGATACTCTACTTTTTAAAAATATCGCGGTTAAGGAAACTTTTTAATTTAATCGGGGTCGGACCCCCTTTTTTGCACAATACAGCGAGCGAGGGGGCGGCACAGCCGCCCCCTCGCTCGCTTGTCTACACAACCAGGATGTCATTCCGACCGGAGGGAGGAATCTGGTTTCGTTATACTATGATGGGCGTTGCTGATCGTCTTCCTTAATTATGAAACAAATAAAATCCGTAATGTCCTGCAGTATATCCTTCAGCCATCTCATTGGCGGTCAGTTCTATTTTATACTGGGCGGTTTCATTTATATCAATCATTAAGCTGGTGGTGTTTGAATCGCCTACTGTACCGCTTTTTACCCAGGTCCATTTATCGTCCACCCATTTGTAGAGGTTGACGCCTATCTGGTTGATGCGGTAATCTCCGTAAGTAAATACTCCATAGGTGTATCCTTCATAAAGTGTCCTGTAAATCTCCCGAACACGGTCGGTAAACATCAGGTCAAATTCAATATGGACTATCTCAAGTGAATCCGTTTCAAAAGCTTCAATTACATCGTTCATTTCATCCACAATCGGCTTCATGGAGGTTCCGGCTTCGTTGTCGAGATCAATACCCGTTTGTGAATGAGCCATGCAAAACATGCCGAACAGAAATGCGAGTGATAAACTAATCTTCTTCATAGTGAGTGAAAGTTAGAGTTGAAAGTTATTTTGACGTTTTCTTATACGGTGATTGATTGAAAGTGGTTAACTACAGAGAACACACTGAATGATTTTTTTTGCGGCCGAGTCGAAATATTTTTTCAGGCGGTCAGACGAAGTCGGAGACTTCGCCTGGCATATTAGACATTGCCTAGCATTGTGGTAAAATTCTTTCTATTTTTACGTAAAATCATTTCAGCATGAAAGTTTTCAAATTCGGCGGGGCGTCAGTTAAAGATGCGGATTCTGTTAAAAATATTGCAACCATCCTTCGTAAATACAACGAAGACCTTGTTGTTGTGATTTCTGCCATGGGCAAATCCACCAATGCATTTGAAAGAGTGCTGAATGCCTGGATGAAAAGTGATAAGACCACAGCGCTTGAAGAGTCTGAAGCCATCCGTCAATATCATTTTAAGATAGCCGGGGAGCTCATTTCTGATCCGGGACATGCCCTGTTCTCCGAACTGGATAATATTTTTTCCGGCATCGATAAAAAACTGAAAAGCCACGAACCGGCTTCTACCTACAACCAGGAATACGATCAGCTTGTATCCCTGGGTGAAATTATCTCCACAGTTATAGTAAGCAATTATCTTAATCATATTGGAATTGCCAGCCAATGGGCTGACGCCCGCCAGTTCCTTAAAACGGATTCCACATTCAGGGAAGGGCGCGTTGATTGGGATATTTCCGATAAGCTCATTAAAAACCTGTTCGATTTTAAGAATAATCACCTTTATATCACCCAGGGTTTCATCGGATCAACGGTCAGCAACCTTACCACTACCCTTGGCAGGGAAGGCTCTGACTACACTGCGGCTATACTTGCTTATGTGCTTTCAGCCGAATCCGTCACTGTATGGAAAGATGTACCCGGTGTATTGAACGCCGACCCGAAATGGTTTGACAATACAGTAAGGCTTGAACAAATTTCCTATCTCGATGCCATTGAGCTGGCTTATTACGGCACCAGCGTTATCCATCCGAAAACCATTCAGCCTCTAAAAAATAAAGGAATTCCGCTGTATGTAAAATCTTTTATCCACCCTGACGATCCGGGAACAGTGATCGGTAATGAAGAGTATGACAAGCTGATCCCTTCCTTTATTTTTAAAATGGACCAAGTTTTAATTCATG contains:
- a CDS encoding aspartate kinase, whose translation is MKVFKFGGASVKDADSVKNIATILRKYNEDLVVVISAMGKSTNAFERVLNAWMKSDKTTALEESEAIRQYHFKIAGELISDPGHALFSELDNIFSGIDKKLKSHEPASTYNQEYDQLVSLGEIISTVIVSNYLNHIGIASQWADARQFLKTDSTFREGRVDWDISDKLIKNLFDFKNNHLYITQGFIGSTVSNLTTTLGREGSDYTAAILAYVLSAESVTVWKDVPGVLNADPKWFDNTVRLEQISYLDAIELAYYGTSVIHPKTIQPLKNKGIPLYVKSFIHPDDPGTVIGNEEYDKLIPSFIFKMDQVLIHVHPTDFSFIAEDNLEKIFRCFAGYGLRINLMQNSAVSFDVCVNNDLSRIPLVLADLEKDFRVTSSAGLELITIRYYDDETIKRVLVNKELLLTQRTKNTIQMVVRDLG